One Turneriella parva DSM 21527 genomic region harbors:
- a CDS encoding FtsW/RodA/SpoVE family cell cycle protein: MRHERAGFNAARQSTQVNPTDLFLFGLIIALVVFGLNILLASSSFMAREQFSDPYFFLKKQAFAAFIGFLGMVAMTQIDLENFRHWVWPIYAVTLVLLVLVFVPGIGRRAGGANRWIVIAGLSIQPSDFAKIALILVLARVYSQATEVDLRLSFTTLGLIVLPAFLIAIEQDLGTAIHLVLVALSLLFFTRYPLTMQFAALGAAVATVAYVILKTPFRLSRIKAFLDPWEARYDAGFQLVASMKAFLAGGLTGRGLGEELVRHHLQERHTDFILAIVAEDLGALGVIFLLATYFVIGVYGIVLASRLRDTFMRLVATGILLSLIIQVTINSGVTMGLLPTKGINLPLVSNGGTSLVVYLVMCGMLLSALRREQTA; encoded by the coding sequence TTGAGACACGAACGGGCCGGGTTCAACGCCGCGCGGCAAAGTACGCAGGTGAACCCTACTGATCTTTTTCTTTTCGGTCTGATCATTGCGCTCGTGGTGTTCGGCCTCAATATTCTGCTTGCTTCGTCATCATTCATGGCGCGCGAGCAGTTCAGCGACCCTTATTTCTTTTTGAAGAAGCAGGCTTTCGCAGCGTTCATCGGTTTTCTCGGCATGGTTGCGATGACGCAGATCGACCTCGAAAATTTTCGCCATTGGGTTTGGCCGATCTATGCCGTGACCCTCGTGCTGCTCGTGTTGGTTTTTGTGCCCGGCATCGGCCGACGGGCGGGCGGCGCTAACCGGTGGATTGTCATTGCAGGCCTTTCTATTCAGCCGTCAGACTTTGCGAAAATTGCACTCATTCTTGTTTTGGCTCGCGTCTACTCGCAGGCAACTGAGGTAGACCTTCGCCTCAGCTTCACGACTCTCGGGTTAATTGTGTTGCCGGCATTTCTCATCGCGATCGAACAAGATCTCGGCACAGCGATTCACCTCGTGCTGGTGGCATTAAGCCTGCTATTCTTCACGCGGTACCCGCTGACGATGCAGTTCGCCGCACTCGGGGCCGCGGTCGCGACAGTCGCGTACGTTATTCTGAAGACCCCTTTTCGACTCAGCCGCATCAAGGCGTTTCTCGACCCATGGGAAGCACGCTACGACGCGGGCTTTCAGCTCGTCGCCTCGATGAAGGCGTTTCTCGCCGGCGGGCTCACCGGGCGAGGCCTCGGCGAAGAACTGGTGCGCCACCATCTGCAAGAGCGCCATACCGACTTCATTCTGGCAATCGTCGCCGAAGACCTGGGCGCGCTCGGCGTCATATTTCTACTCGCGACCTACTTTGTCATCGGCGTATACGGTATTGTGCTGGCCTCTCGGCTGCGCGACACGTTCATGCGGCTCGTGGCCACAGGTATTTTGCTGAGCCTGATTATTCAGGTTACTATCAACAGCGGCGTCACAATGGGGCTCTTGCCGACAAAAGGCATCAACCTGCCACTTGTGTCAAACGGTGGCACCTCGCTGGTTGTCTATCTGGTAATGTGCGGTATGCTTCTCAGCGCACTGAGAAGAGAACAAACCGCTTGA
- the prfA gene encoding peptide chain release factor 1 has product MAELNENNLRSIVATFKAVEERLSDPQVTADNKRLTELSRERARLAKTAELSETWLALKTQIAECDSGWQSEKDAEMKAELGRELKALKEQFNNLSEELQLELIPKDADAGKNVYLEIRAGTGGDEAGLFVRDLFRMYTRYFDSEGIRYEVQEFTETGVGGVKEAILLVLGERAYDLLHLEAGTHRVQRIPATEANGRIHTSAVTVAVIPEADEDEIKIDPGDLRIDVFRSSGSGGQHVNKTESAVRITHLPTGIVVGCQEEKSQIKNRAKAMKALMSKLVEKQRSESQEKYATEKKAQVGSGDRSEKIRTYNYPQNRVTDHRINFTAHNLDQIMEGKLGDVIGALLLAEREAKMRAGETAVAAAAT; this is encoded by the coding sequence ATGGCAGAACTAAATGAAAACAACCTGCGCTCGATTGTGGCGACCTTCAAAGCAGTTGAGGAGCGTCTCTCTGACCCGCAGGTTACAGCCGACAACAAACGCCTCACCGAACTGTCACGCGAGCGGGCGCGTTTGGCAAAGACAGCCGAACTTTCTGAGACCTGGTTGGCGTTGAAAACACAGATCGCCGAATGCGACAGCGGCTGGCAGAGTGAAAAAGACGCAGAGATGAAAGCCGAGCTCGGGCGCGAGCTGAAAGCGCTGAAAGAACAGTTCAATAACCTGTCAGAAGAACTGCAGCTTGAACTTATACCCAAAGACGCCGATGCGGGCAAGAACGTCTACCTCGAGATACGCGCCGGCACCGGCGGCGACGAAGCCGGTTTATTTGTGCGCGACCTGTTTCGCATGTACACGCGCTATTTCGACAGCGAAGGCATTCGCTATGAAGTGCAAGAATTCACCGAAACCGGCGTCGGCGGAGTCAAAGAGGCCATTTTGCTGGTGCTCGGCGAGCGGGCATACGACCTTTTGCACCTGGAAGCCGGCACGCACCGGGTGCAGCGTATACCGGCCACCGAAGCCAACGGGCGTATTCACACCTCTGCGGTGACCGTGGCTGTCATACCCGAAGCCGACGAAGATGAGATCAAGATCGACCCGGGCGATCTGCGTATCGACGTGTTTCGTTCTTCGGGCTCGGGCGGCCAGCACGTGAACAAAACAGAATCGGCGGTGCGCATCACGCACTTACCCACCGGCATCGTCGTCGGCTGCCAAGAAGAGAAATCACAGATCAAGAACCGCGCAAAAGCAATGAAGGCGCTGATGTCGAAACTGGTCGAGAAGCAGCGCAGCGAAAGCCAGGAAAAATACGCAACCGAGAAAAAGGCACAGGTCGGCTCGGGTGATCGCAGCGAAAAGATCAGAACGTATAACTACCCGCAGAACAGGGTCACCGATCACCGCATCAACTTCACCGCGCATAATCTCGACCAGATTATGGAAGGTAAACTCGGCGACGTGATCGGTGCACTGCTGCTCGCAGAACGCGAGGCAAAAATGCGCGCCGGAGAAACTGCCGTCGCGGCGGCGGCGACTTGA
- a CDS encoding non-canonical purine NTP pyrophosphatase: MIVYLATENPGKVHEMKRIFDIRMPGVQLKCVADLPAEIRSSYKADETGSTYTENALIKAKALARLVQGNAGSALTRPWVLAAAKAPSPSTALRAGVAASALTRPWVLAAAKAPSVAASALTRPWVLAEDSGFEVAALGNAPGVYSARYALTDKERCEKILTSLAAIPGAKRAAQFVACAVVMQDESNPIYFFGRHRGLVAASRRGELGFGYDPIFVPEGETRTWGEVPEDTKLMVSHRGRALELAIQYMIARTSR; encoded by the coding sequence ATGATCGTCTACCTTGCAACCGAAAACCCCGGCAAGGTTCACGAGATGAAGCGGATTTTCGACATCAGAATGCCGGGGGTGCAACTCAAGTGCGTCGCCGATTTGCCTGCAGAAATTCGCAGCAGCTACAAAGCCGATGAGACGGGCAGCACCTATACCGAAAATGCTCTCATTAAGGCCAAAGCCCTCGCGCGATTGGTACAGGGTAATGCAGGGTCGGCCCTGACCCGTCCGTGGGTCTTGGCCGCCGCGAAGGCGCCATCCCCTTCGACGGCGCTCAGGGCAGGCGTGGCGGCGTCGGCCCTAACCCGTCCGTGGGTCTTGGCCGCCGCGAAGGCGCCATCCGTGGCGGCGTCGGCCCTAACCCGTCCATGGGTACTGGCCGAAGATTCGGGATTCGAGGTTGCTGCGCTGGGCAATGCACCCGGCGTCTATTCGGCGCGCTACGCGCTGACAGATAAAGAGCGGTGTGAGAAAATTCTGACATCGCTTGCGGCGATACCTGGCGCAAAACGGGCGGCGCAGTTTGTCGCCTGTGCGGTCGTAATGCAAGACGAAAGCAATCCTATTTATTTTTTTGGCAGGCACAGGGGTCTTGTTGCCGCGTCGCGGCGGGGCGAATTGGGTTTTGGTTATGACCCCATTTTTGTTCCCGAAGGTGAGACGCGCACCTGGGGTGAAGTGCCCGAAGACACTAAACTCATGGTGAGCCATCGGGGTCGTGCGCTCGAGCTGGCGATTCAATATATGATTGCCCGCACCTCTCGTTAA
- a CDS encoding M48 family metallopeptidase, whose protein sequence is MTTDTDKTTNPLHSGGTALSGDAFHVEVVRSARRRTTASLKFTPQGAFVLSVPADCPESFIRQFIESRRDWMQKARARERALHRVQAITPGSQAQYEHFVLRIEQDMHLVYPQYRVNREKTAQAATFWLAPQFFEAANSIKLHTQLEKYLLAQLMRFGSADLIARAHELANQHQIKVKDVFVRVQKSRLGYCTHDDRIMLNGRLLFAPQDVRDYVICHELAHTRHRNHSPAFWHYLEELFPGARKIDKRLRDTRIYSLQVHNPEGGQQ, encoded by the coding sequence ATGACGACTGATACCGACAAGACCACGAACCCACTGCACAGCGGCGGCACAGCGCTGTCGGGCGATGCCTTTCACGTCGAAGTCGTCCGCTCGGCGCGTCGCCGCACCACTGCTTCACTGAAGTTCACCCCGCAGGGGGCGTTCGTGCTTTCGGTACCGGCCGACTGTCCCGAAAGTTTTATCCGGCAGTTTATCGAATCGCGCCGCGACTGGATGCAGAAAGCAAGGGCGCGCGAGCGAGCTCTGCACAGGGTGCAGGCGATTACCCCGGGTTCTCAGGCGCAATACGAACATTTTGTACTGCGCATCGAGCAAGACATGCACCTTGTGTACCCCCAATACCGCGTGAACCGCGAAAAGACAGCGCAGGCAGCGACTTTCTGGCTGGCACCGCAGTTTTTCGAAGCCGCCAACAGCATAAAGCTGCACACCCAGCTCGAAAAGTATCTGCTCGCGCAACTCATGCGATTCGGTTCAGCTGATCTCATCGCGCGCGCGCACGAACTGGCAAACCAGCACCAGATCAAGGTCAAAGATGTTTTTGTCCGGGTGCAGAAATCGCGTCTGGGTTATTGCACGCACGACGACCGCATTATGCTCAACGGCAGGCTGCTCTTCGCACCGCAAGACGTGCGCGACTACGTTATCTGCCATGAGCTGGCGCACACCAGGCACCGTAACCACTCGCCCGCATTCTGGCATTACCTCGAAGAACTGTTTCCTGGTGCGCGCAAAATCGACAAGCGCCTGCGCGACACGCGTATCTACAGCCTGCAGGTTCACAACCCCGAAGGTGGCCAACAATGA
- a CDS encoding MBL fold metallo-hydrolase, with protein MIDFRHKDIAVNAIGRGGIETCYILPAFQLAFDTGRCPDGLIDMPRVFLTHGHLDHSAGLPYYISQRSLRHLPPPEIYCPAEIVAPLREILHLWQKIEGFEYPVALKGLSPGDEIPVRKDLYVRALASSHRVPCRGYALVRKTRKLKDEYLTVNGREIKRMKDRGEAIFEDRDIPIFAFSGDTTIEFLQDNQAAREATVLFIECTYIDDKRPVARAREWGHIHLDEIIAHAHLFKNEKIVLTHFSKRYNRRFILQVLNKKLQDHDLLSRIFVLAHDD; from the coding sequence GTGATCGATTTTCGCCACAAAGATATTGCCGTCAACGCGATCGGTCGCGGTGGCATTGAAACCTGTTATATTTTGCCCGCGTTTCAGCTCGCCTTTGACACAGGCAGATGCCCCGACGGGCTAATCGACATGCCGCGGGTCTTTCTCACGCACGGTCACCTCGATCATTCTGCGGGTCTGCCTTATTACATCAGCCAGCGCAGCCTCAGGCACCTGCCGCCGCCAGAGATTTATTGCCCCGCCGAGATCGTTGCGCCGCTCCGTGAAATTCTACACCTCTGGCAAAAAATCGAAGGGTTTGAATATCCCGTGGCGCTCAAGGGTCTCTCACCAGGTGATGAGATACCGGTGCGCAAAGATCTTTATGTACGCGCTCTCGCCTCAAGCCACCGGGTGCCCTGCCGCGGTTACGCGCTGGTGCGCAAAACGAGAAAACTCAAAGACGAATACCTCACAGTAAACGGACGTGAGATCAAGCGCATGAAAGACCGCGGTGAAGCAATTTTTGAAGACCGTGATATTCCGATCTTCGCTTTTTCAGGCGACACGACCATCGAGTTTCTGCAAGACAATCAGGCTGCGCGCGAGGCGACCGTGCTTTTCATTGAGTGCACGTATATTGACGACAAGCGCCCGGTGGCGCGCGCACGCGAATGGGGCCACATACATCTCGATGAGATTATCGCGCACGCGCATCTCTTCAAAAACGAAAAGATTGTACTCACCCATTTTTCGAAACGCTATAACCGCCGCTTTATACTGCAGGTTTTGAATAAGAAACTGCAAGACCACGACCTGCTTTCACGCATCTTTGTACTCGCGCATGACGACTGA